A genomic window from Candidatus Thiocaldithrix dubininis includes:
- a CDS encoding IS982 family transposase, which produces MLTRLFCEIDDFCQGFLPHWKASVLEPPTTRPKRNRPCGLSLSEVMTIWVHYHQSGYHTFKWYYLKHVQVYLKSAFPQLPSYQRFIERVPDVLVPLTRFMQSRCEASRGIAFIDSTPLRVCDNIRIPRHKTFANTAGRGKSSTGWFYGFKLHLVVNDQGGIVSFALSAGNVDDRQPVPTLMKSVVGKVFGDAGYLSQALAQQLAQQGIEWITSLRKNMKQVVRSTFDQLLLRKRFIIETINDQLKNQSQIEHSRHRSLPHYVAHVIAGLIAYSYQAKKPSLNLNINALAIL; this is translated from the coding sequence ATGTTAACACGACTGTTCTGCGAGATAGATGATTTTTGCCAAGGCTTTTTACCGCATTGGAAAGCGAGTGTATTAGAACCCCCGACCACCCGCCCAAAGCGGAATCGTCCGTGTGGTTTAAGTCTGAGTGAAGTGATGACGATTTGGGTACATTACCATCAATCAGGCTATCACACCTTCAAGTGGTATTACCTCAAACATGTTCAAGTCTATTTGAAGTCGGCTTTTCCTCAGTTGCCCAGTTATCAACGGTTTATTGAGCGCGTTCCCGATGTATTAGTGCCGCTGACGCGGTTCATGCAATCCCGCTGTGAAGCCAGTCGCGGAATTGCCTTCATTGACTCCACCCCCTTACGCGTCTGTGACAATATTCGGATTCCCCGTCATAAGACCTTTGCCAATACCGCAGGACGAGGGAAGTCATCCACCGGCTGGTTCTATGGCTTCAAGCTGCATCTCGTGGTGAATGATCAAGGTGGTATCGTGTCCTTTGCCTTAAGTGCGGGTAATGTCGATGATCGCCAACCCGTTCCCACCCTGATGAAATCCGTGGTTGGCAAAGTCTTTGGGGATGCAGGCTATCTCTCTCAGGCATTGGCTCAACAACTCGCTCAGCAAGGCATTGAATGGATTACCTCGTTACGGAAAAATATGAAACAGGTCGTGCGTTCTACTTTCGATCAATTGCTCTTGCGTAAGCGTTTTATCATCGAAACCATTAACGATCAGTTGAAAAATCAATCGCAAATTGAGCATTCTCGCCATCGTTCACTGCCTCATTATGTCGCTCATGTCATCGCCGGGCTTATTGCGTATTCCTATCAAGCGAAGAAACCCTCATTGAACTTAAATATCAATGCGTTAGCCATACTCTAA
- a CDS encoding OmpA family protein — translation MVRILNVLMLWLITSILCLPVWAATPAGTRIVNQAEATYFDTLTGETITLLSNYASLVVATYAEHDLIQDNTQVAIAGQPVYFSHTLTNVGNVPDTYTLQVNNEEGDNGDISNLRLFADINSDGQVNPGEPELKTTGLIMPDQRVSIVIAGTIPNTATKNDQFKIQITSKANTNNKQHSNIDIATLKDKAVLRLNDLVDIDCNTNLMIGQRVKHEVSFSNIGTQMPSERTIQVDGVSLTGVLIEVQLSDYMDLTVNGNFTVAPITATRVVYIKQLGWTNYNNWDAKQKVDKLGVLIPATSLKPTQSGKFNYSLTVVKVPSKPVVVYGQAIVDENANGSSDFSSNNTCSTVTPEGFEDPNIDPSKIGTILGIVFDSATLEPVGNANIELVPVEENAAVQVMPQASTIRSFKTSDDGAYNFEKVATGQYYLRINAPTGYIAPSVNAPSHFGSRRIGEASYGLPGFIAIGGKAEGSQKGIFTVSKDNSIVAFDIPVDRKGITGQLAIEKKASKTTVAIGDLLSYSIKVRNLSKENLHTGYIKDQLPYGFKYIQGTAKLNDKYIADPSLSLVGNEKGALLAFRLSDIAKDAELTLTYIVQVTAIAKTSDGINSAYAHADTFTNLLITSPTVKAQVTIKPEGVLSDKAILFGRLAIAPGCKIDDGKDPDKYKEKHGWPLANVKLFMEDGTYAITDPDGQYSLYGIKPGLHVIKVDTHSLPDGIVLQATDVAHAGDPDSRFVDMLPGDFQRADFTAKCPLKAPDEPKEACIEKKIDVHGKEWVTRNQPNILPPLSFESGKIEIKPEYMDKLRAIYDLATDKHNVRFAFVGHTDNMPLSAENKAKYKTNLELSKQRAYEAAAFVLQNLERPLEISIDGQGDKQPIASNDKPEGRAQNRRVEMALVYDEEVDKFSEALHARCVNYTVPGENMVGQRIMSRVKTAALGWHTELDLVDPNNANSLSNLANQASAANDGDISSGLMKAYQNKTQEVYISDEEKASVEDDEKETSMPVAKEVVKDIKQAQAKAGAWLWPLTDTSLDGRFMVVVPEGVTPRLLVNGKAVTDSHLGEQIVNKKEGAQLMAWYGVDLNEGENDIKVVAKDNFGNERTLASKTFKRPSAAVSIRMSTVGKLIADGGRSSVPVKIEVLDKNGYPAKGVYFITLETTEGEWVEPDVQDKITGHQVKVSKGERIVHLRSSSKTGQVQVRVSTGELKGETNVAQIAEMRPLIAVGLVDLRAFHNYGDGYDSVVLQQVQDSGLNGIDGRAALFMKGRVKGDKHLTFAYDSKKDPEAELLRDIDPDAYYQVYGDSSIRGYEAQSRSRLYVKVEKDRHSVMWGDYVTDNIANTADIGKVQRTLTGANAIYDDGKTKVQVFAARPDNPRTTELLDGNGTALNFKLKSSMVRNSEIIEIVTYDRTNKGLLLKVEKLERFKDYTIDEVTGYITFHRTIPSVDENNNPVSVRVSYDLENATNAYNVAGIRAQTKLNDKWTVGGSYTRDEHPTDGSDITGIYGQYKDDKTAAELGIASMSHQNGSNSGNAVRLQASHTWKEGSKTEITAIQAGAGYTNSSSGVQADRREIKITHEEKIGKNTTAKAELVNSQALSTDSKRNSAELSVTTKQKDWNIKGGMRKIQQSDGTKTDNVNTVIVGADRNIEVLGRKGTFKAEYERELGGARERAMVGADVNLGPKTKGYVRYEQADQLAGGTLAGAVDTKNNLVAGIKTELLPSTDFYSEYRLEGDVNGQDVVAVNGIKTTLELKKNLTVTPNLEVMNYMQGSGKEDSVAASVAIADTRNKAAKKLMRLETRRTKSEKYYGVNASYVAKVNENVTGMVSDQLRYTDYADKDSSIQNTLTVGGAYRPKAGGPYNALYSYKWKKDTAADENTHVLSTHQHYRVNKKTDVSGRVGAKRGSLKEGDMSVKSTSFMAAGHLQKDVTDKLGVDVHAGVMSTGDSNRRYIAGAGVHYNVMKNIRVGAGYNVSGVKDDDLDPNGTYQQGAYVGLQMKVDEDMFKWLE, via the coding sequence ATGGTACGCATTCTTAATGTGTTGATGCTATGGCTCATCACTAGCATTCTATGTCTGCCTGTATGGGCAGCGACGCCTGCCGGCACACGCATTGTGAATCAGGCAGAAGCAACTTATTTTGACACTTTAACTGGTGAAACCATTACCTTATTGTCTAATTACGCCAGTTTAGTGGTAGCAACTTATGCCGAACACGATCTGATTCAAGATAACACTCAAGTTGCAATTGCCGGTCAGCCTGTGTATTTCTCTCATACGCTAACCAATGTTGGTAATGTACCTGATACTTATACCTTGCAAGTTAATAATGAAGAAGGGGATAACGGGGACATTAGCAATTTACGTCTATTTGCAGATATTAATAGTGACGGTCAAGTTAATCCGGGCGAGCCTGAATTAAAAACAACGGGCTTAATTATGCCTGATCAACGTGTTAGCATTGTGATTGCTGGTACGATTCCTAATACTGCAACGAAGAATGATCAATTTAAAATTCAAATTACTTCAAAAGCTAATACTAACAATAAACAGCATAGCAATATTGATATTGCAACTTTAAAAGATAAAGCCGTTTTGCGTTTAAATGATTTAGTTGATATCGACTGTAATACCAATCTCATGATTGGACAGCGCGTTAAGCATGAAGTTAGCTTCTCTAATATCGGCACACAAATGCCCAGTGAACGCACAATTCAAGTAGATGGTGTGTCATTAACGGGTGTATTAATTGAAGTGCAACTATCGGACTACATGGATTTGACCGTTAATGGCAACTTTACAGTTGCACCTATTACGGCAACTCGTGTTGTTTATATTAAACAATTAGGTTGGACAAACTATAATAACTGGGATGCAAAACAGAAAGTTGACAAACTAGGTGTTTTAATACCTGCAACCAGTTTAAAACCCACGCAAAGTGGCAAATTTAATTACTCGTTAACCGTCGTAAAAGTCCCCAGTAAACCTGTAGTGGTTTATGGGCAAGCAATAGTGGATGAAAATGCAAACGGTAGTAGCGATTTTAGTAGTAATAATACATGTAGCACTGTAACCCCAGAAGGATTTGAAGATCCGAATATTGATCCTAGCAAAATCGGTACGATATTAGGTATTGTATTTGACTCTGCAACGCTAGAGCCTGTGGGTAATGCTAATATTGAATTAGTTCCTGTAGAAGAAAATGCGGCCGTGCAAGTGATGCCGCAAGCTAGCACTATTCGTAGTTTTAAAACGAGCGATGATGGGGCTTATAATTTTGAAAAAGTAGCAACGGGTCAATATTATTTAAGAATTAATGCACCAACGGGTTATATTGCACCTTCAGTAAATGCCCCCAGTCATTTTGGTAGTCGTCGGATTGGCGAAGCTTCTTATGGTCTACCCGGTTTTATTGCTATAGGCGGAAAGGCGGAGGGCAGTCAAAAAGGTATTTTTACGGTTAGTAAAGATAATTCAATTGTGGCTTTTGATATTCCAGTGGATCGTAAGGGTATTACAGGTCAATTAGCTATTGAGAAAAAAGCCTCTAAAACAACTGTAGCAATTGGCGACTTATTATCTTATAGCATTAAAGTACGTAATTTAAGTAAGGAAAACTTACATACAGGTTATATTAAAGACCAACTACCTTACGGCTTTAAATATATTCAAGGTACAGCAAAATTAAATGATAAATATATTGCTGACCCAAGCTTAAGCTTAGTCGGTAATGAAAAAGGCGCATTATTAGCTTTTAGATTAAGTGATATTGCCAAAGATGCTGAATTAACTTTAACTTATATTGTGCAAGTTACAGCGATTGCTAAAACTAGCGACGGAATTAATAGTGCCTATGCACATGCAGATACCTTTACCAATTTATTAATTACTTCACCAACCGTTAAAGCACAGGTCACCATTAAACCGGAAGGCGTATTATCTGACAAGGCCATTTTATTTGGACGTTTGGCAATTGCACCGGGTTGTAAAATTGATGATGGTAAAGATCCTGATAAATATAAAGAGAAACATGGTTGGCCTTTAGCGAATGTGAAGCTGTTTATGGAAGACGGTACATATGCGATTACCGACCCAGATGGGCAATATAGTTTGTATGGTATTAAACCCGGTTTGCACGTTATTAAAGTGGATACGCATAGCTTGCCCGATGGCATTGTTTTGCAAGCAACGGATGTAGCACATGCGGGTGATCCAGATAGCCGCTTTGTGGATATGTTACCCGGTGATTTTCAACGGGCAGATTTCACGGCGAAATGTCCTTTAAAAGCCCCAGATGAGCCGAAAGAAGCTTGTATTGAGAAAAAAATCGACGTACACGGCAAAGAGTGGGTAACGCGTAATCAGCCTAATATTTTACCACCTTTAAGCTTTGAATCCGGCAAAATCGAAATTAAACCTGAGTATATGGATAAGCTACGGGCTATCTATGATTTAGCAACGGATAAACATAATGTGCGTTTTGCCTTTGTAGGACACACTGACAATATGCCGTTAAGTGCTGAAAACAAGGCAAAATATAAAACCAATTTGGAACTGTCTAAACAGCGTGCTTATGAAGCAGCCGCGTTCGTACTGCAAAATTTAGAACGGCCTTTAGAAATTAGCATTGATGGGCAAGGTGATAAACAGCCGATTGCCAGTAATGATAAACCGGAAGGGCGTGCGCAAAATCGTCGTGTGGAAATGGCACTGGTTTATGACGAGGAAGTGGATAAATTCTCTGAAGCCTTACATGCGCGTTGTGTGAATTACACAGTTCCGGGTGAAAATATGGTGGGTCAACGCATTATGTCACGCGTTAAGACGGCGGCTTTGGGTTGGCATACTGAATTGGATTTAGTCGATCCGAATAATGCGAATAGTTTAAGTAATTTAGCGAATCAAGCATCTGCTGCGAATGACGGGGATATTTCCAGTGGTTTGATGAAGGCTTATCAGAATAAAACCCAAGAGGTTTATATTTCTGATGAAGAAAAAGCCAGCGTCGAAGATGATGAAAAAGAAACCTCTATGCCAGTGGCGAAAGAAGTCGTTAAAGATATTAAACAAGCACAAGCGAAAGCAGGCGCTTGGTTATGGCCATTGACTGATACCAGCTTAGATGGACGCTTTATGGTGGTTGTACCTGAAGGCGTAACGCCACGCCTATTAGTGAATGGCAAAGCCGTTACCGATAGCCATTTGGGTGAGCAAATCGTTAATAAAAAAGAAGGTGCACAATTAATGGCTTGGTACGGTGTCGACCTAAATGAAGGTGAAAATGACATTAAAGTAGTAGCGAAAGATAACTTCGGCAATGAACGTACCTTAGCCAGCAAAACCTTCAAACGTCCGTCAGCGGCAGTCAGCATTAGAATGAGTACGGTTGGTAAATTAATTGCGGACGGTGGACGTTCTTCAGTTCCTGTCAAAATTGAAGTATTGGATAAAAACGGTTATCCCGCGAAAGGTGTGTACTTCATTACCCTAGAAACCACGGAAGGCGAATGGGTTGAACCGGATGTACAAGACAAAATTACCGGCCACCAAGTTAAAGTCAGTAAAGGTGAACGTATTGTACATTTACGCAGCTCTAGTAAAACCGGGCAAGTACAGGTACGGGTATCTACAGGTGAACTGAAAGGTGAAACCAATGTGGCACAAATCGCGGAAATGCGCCCCCTGATTGCAGTTGGTTTAGTGGATTTACGCGCGTTCCATAACTACGGTGATGGCTATGACAGTGTTGTACTGCAACAAGTACAGGACAGTGGCTTAAATGGCATTGATGGGCGTGCTGCTTTATTTATGAAAGGGCGAGTAAAAGGCGATAAACACTTAACTTTCGCCTATGACAGCAAGAAAGACCCAGAAGCTGAATTACTGCGTGATATTGACCCCGATGCTTACTATCAAGTGTACGGTGACTCTTCCATTCGTGGGTATGAAGCGCAAAGCCGCAGCCGCTTATATGTGAAAGTCGAAAAAGATCGCCACAGCGTAATGTGGGGCGATTATGTGACGGACAATATCGCAAATACGGCGGATATTGGCAAAGTACAACGTACTTTAACCGGCGCAAATGCTATCTATGACGATGGCAAAACCAAAGTACAAGTGTTTGCGGCGCGTCCTGATAATCCACGTACAACCGAATTATTAGACGGTAATGGCACAGCGTTAAACTTTAAGTTGAAAAGTTCAATGGTGCGTAACTCTGAGATTATTGAGATCGTAACCTACGATAGAACCAACAAAGGTTTATTGTTAAAAGTCGAGAAACTGGAACGTTTTAAAGATTATACGATTGATGAAGTTACTGGCTACATTACCTTCCACCGCACGATTCCTAGTGTCGATGAGAATAATAATCCGGTTTCTGTACGCGTGTCTTATGACCTTGAAAATGCGACGAATGCTTATAACGTGGCGGGAATTCGTGCCCAAACGAAGTTGAATGATAAATGGACAGTGGGCGGTAGTTATACCCGCGATGAACACCCAACGGATGGTTCAGATATTACCGGGATTTACGGGCAATATAAGGATGACAAAACAGCGGCTGAGTTAGGCATTGCGAGCATGAGTCATCAAAATGGCAGTAACTCGGGTAATGCTGTTCGCTTACAAGCCAGCCATACGTGGAAAGAAGGCAGTAAAACCGAAATTACTGCTATCCAAGCAGGCGCGGGTTACACGAATAGTAGTAGCGGTGTACAAGCGGATCGTCGTGAAATCAAAATTACCCACGAGGAAAAAATTGGCAAAAATACCACGGCGAAAGCAGAGTTGGTGAATAGCCAAGCTTTAAGCACAGATTCAAAACGTAATTCGGCTGAATTAAGCGTAACGACCAAGCAAAAGGATTGGAACATCAAGGGTGGGATGCGCAAGATTCAACAATCGGACGGTACAAAAACCGACAATGTGAACACAGTGATTGTGGGTGCGGATCGTAATATTGAAGTCTTGGGTCGCAAAGGCACATTTAAGGCGGAATACGAACGTGAGTTAGGTGGCGCGCGTGAGCGTGCAATGGTTGGCGCAGATGTGAATTTAGGCCCAAAAACCAAAGGCTATGTGCGCTATGAACAAGCCGACCAATTAGCTGGTGGTACATTAGCCGGAGCGGTGGATACTAAAAATAATTTGGTTGCAGGGATTAAAACCGAATTATTACCGTCTACCGATTTCTATTCAGAATATCGCTTAGAAGGCGACGTTAACGGTCAAGACGTGGTTGCAGTTAATGGTATTAAAACCACCTTAGAACTGAAAAAGAATCTGACAGTAACGCCTAATCTGGAAGTAATGAACTACATGCAAGGCAGCGGTAAAGAAGACAGCGTGGCAGCTTCGGTGGCGATTGCGGATACCCGTAATAAAGCGGCGAAAAAGCTAATGCGTTTGGAAACCCGTCGTACCAAAAGCGAGAAATACTACGGTGTGAACGCGTCTTATGTAGCGAAAGTGAATGAAAATGTGACGGGTATGGTGAGCGATCAATTGCGCTATACCGATTACGCGGATAAAGACTCGTCGATTCAAAATACCTTAACCGTGGGGGGTGCGTATCGCCCGAAAGCGGGTGGACCTTACAATGCGCTGTATTCCTATAAATGGAAAAAAGACACAGCGGCTGATGAAAATACCCATGTACTGTCTACGCACCAACATTATCGTGTCAATAAGAAAACCGATGTGTCTGGTCGCGTAGGTGCAAAGCGTGGCAGCCTCAAAGAAGGTGATATGAGCGTTAAATCCACAAGCTTCATGGCAGCAGGGCATTTGCAAAAAGATGTAACGGATAAGTTAGGGGTGGATGTACACGCGGGTGTTATGTCTACCGGTGACAGTAACCGCCGTTATATTGCCGGTGCAGGGGTGCATTATAACGTCATGAAAAACATACGGGTAGGTGCGGGCTATAACGTTTCGGGTGTGAAGGATGATGATTTAGACCCGAACGGCACTTATCAACAAGGTGCTTACGTTGGCTTACAAATGAAAGTCGATGAAGACATGTTTAAATGGTTGGAGTAA
- a CDS encoding DUF11 domain-containing protein gives MKHLSVNKLATACASALLTGGMLLHISPAIAATAAGTQIKNLATVTYEDTNGNKYSAQSNEAIITVKQVYSAEIGSDTTKLAAAGQVVYVQSTLTNTGNGEDKYTLAAIDDNTLTGDNINASSIKVYLDSNGNGLADAGEKELSATDVVSLLAGQSASIVMAVAVPNTATAGDKLGAKLTATPTSGTVTDISPSKGADAADGTNQTLITVSNDAILNFTKSAVIDSVNNQITYTLSVTNTGNQTAADVKFFDAFPTGTTFVTGSASASGLLVANNDALPVSTTLNETDTAVAVDVNRDGDKTDTALTGIYALDKALAPGQTASITFKVSYDPATFNNDSIPGSAGDVIKNTAVVTGDTDGNPATPPQESPSNSTQTTLPQAFKVSANDTGENTADAINDGKDDNAANDVQLVQSAPAGSVVLFNVDVTNTGTGRDTFELSMAGSTFPAGTVFTYWNADGTVQLVDTNSKGGVDTGMLEAGTSTTIMVKAQLPASATTGGTATFTATSANDPSATPQKDTTVLQLEAVTAPGVDVYENNPAKKGSSVNEDTLGAAPYNVNKTGQNPGDRVALTGVVGGKVEIPFYIDNGSGSSDSFQLTAGSSLVAGTVGALPAGWSVLFYKGDGAGHATGSPITSTALLPAMSNGHEYVAVVSIPTDPAYALADYVADNNGDGTKDTMLANADTDGDQPIFIQIKSANSNASDIMLDAIDVTPLAQVTLTPPGSNQIQPGGSVDYTNSLDNTGNTTETVELTATNSKSGESWNNTVKVPVDTDGDNKPDVFKTLAELAPGDVIIGIDPNGNPARIEVTDTDGDNNPEVTLEPGEKFDLSATTFAPSDAAPGTTDILTISATNVKPSSPSTTVDNASTVILGQVRLEKSVAYDAACDGTPDGAAGQEFAANLTAQVAPKECAIWQIKVENQGDADALNVIVRDKVPAFSTFVAGSMKYCIDLGCSPAAVTDGVDADAGKFVDPDITFYAGSTPNPATDKGGKLLPGQQATVRFSTKVN, from the coding sequence ATGAAACACCTGAGTGTCAATAAATTGGCCACTGCTTGCGCGTCTGCGTTATTAACAGGAGGTATGTTGCTGCATATTTCTCCTGCTATTGCAGCCACAGCCGCTGGCACACAAATTAAAAACTTAGCGACTGTTACCTATGAAGATACCAATGGTAATAAATACAGCGCTCAGTCTAATGAAGCCATTATTACCGTTAAACAAGTTTACTCAGCGGAAATTGGTTCAGATACCACTAAACTAGCCGCAGCGGGTCAGGTGGTTTACGTTCAAAGCACCTTAACCAATACTGGTAATGGTGAAGATAAATATACTCTAGCCGCCATTGACGATAATACCTTAACAGGCGATAACATTAATGCATCCAGTATTAAGGTCTATTTAGATTCTAATGGCAATGGTTTAGCTGATGCCGGTGAGAAAGAATTATCTGCAACAGATGTTGTTAGCTTATTGGCTGGACAAAGTGCTTCTATCGTGATGGCGGTTGCTGTACCAAATACGGCTACTGCTGGCGATAAATTGGGTGCAAAATTAACGGCAACCCCTACTAGTGGTACAGTAACTGACATCTCCCCTTCTAAAGGTGCAGATGCTGCGGATGGCACAAACCAAACTTTAATTACCGTTTCAAATGATGCGATTTTGAACTTTACCAAATCAGCAGTCATTGATTCTGTCAATAACCAAATTACCTATACTTTATCGGTAACGAATACCGGTAACCAAACCGCAGCCGATGTTAAGTTCTTTGACGCATTCCCTACGGGTACTACCTTTGTAACAGGTTCAGCCAGTGCATCTGGCTTATTAGTGGCGAATAATGACGCTTTACCGGTTAGCACCACTTTAAATGAAACCGATACTGCGGTTGCTGTTGACGTTAACCGTGATGGGGATAAAACCGATACGGCTCTAACAGGTATCTATGCCTTAGATAAAGCTTTAGCACCGGGTCAAACCGCCAGCATTACCTTTAAAGTGAGTTATGACCCCGCCACGTTTAATAACGATAGTATTCCGGGTTCAGCAGGCGATGTTATTAAAAATACTGCTGTTGTAACCGGTGATACGGATGGCAACCCAGCGACTCCACCGCAAGAGAGCCCTTCTAACTCTACGCAAACCACCTTGCCGCAAGCATTTAAAGTCAGCGCTAACGATACGGGTGAAAATACGGCCGATGCCATCAATGATGGTAAGGATGATAATGCTGCCAATGATGTGCAGTTAGTACAAAGCGCACCAGCGGGCTCAGTCGTCTTGTTTAACGTTGACGTAACCAATACTGGTACAGGGCGCGATACGTTTGAATTAAGTATGGCAGGTTCTACTTTCCCAGCAGGTACAGTTTTCACCTATTGGAATGCAGATGGCACAGTACAGTTAGTTGACACTAACTCTAAAGGTGGTGTTGATACAGGTATGTTAGAAGCGGGTACTTCTACTACTATTATGGTCAAAGCACAATTACCAGCCTCTGCGACTACAGGCGGTACAGCAACCTTTACAGCAACATCGGCTAATGACCCATCTGCAACCCCACAAAAAGATACTACCGTATTACAATTAGAAGCGGTGACTGCGCCGGGTGTTGATGTCTATGAAAATAACCCCGCTAAAAAAGGTTCATCCGTTAATGAAGATACCTTAGGTGCTGCGCCTTACAACGTTAATAAAACCGGTCAAAACCCGGGTGATCGCGTTGCGTTAACAGGTGTGGTAGGCGGTAAAGTTGAAATTCCGTTCTATATTGATAATGGTTCAGGCTCATCAGACTCATTCCAATTAACCGCTGGTAGTAGTTTAGTCGCTGGTACAGTGGGTGCTTTACCTGCTGGCTGGTCGGTATTGTTCTATAAAGGCGATGGTGCGGGACATGCTACGGGCAGTCCTATTACCAGTACGGCGCTTTTGCCAGCCATGTCGAATGGTCATGAATATGTAGCGGTCGTTTCTATTCCAACCGATCCAGCCTATGCCTTAGCCGACTATGTGGCGGATAATAATGGTGATGGTACGAAAGATACTATGTTAGCGAATGCGGATACAGATGGTGATCAACCTATCTTCATCCAAATCAAATCCGCTAATAGTAATGCCTCCGATATTATGTTAGATGCGATTGATGTTACCCCATTAGCGCAAGTAACCTTAACGCCTCCGGGTTCTAACCAAATTCAACCGGGCGGTTCAGTTGATTATACCAATAGCCTTGATAACACAGGGAATACCACTGAAACTGTTGAGTTAACCGCTACTAACTCTAAATCGGGTGAGTCTTGGAATAACACAGTGAAAGTGCCGGTTGATACAGATGGTGATAATAAACCAGATGTATTTAAAACTTTAGCCGAGTTAGCACCGGGTGATGTGATTATTGGTATTGACCCCAATGGTAATCCAGCGCGTATTGAAGTAACCGATACGGATGGTGATAACAATCCAGAAGTTACTTTAGAACCGGGTGAAAAATTTGACTTAAGCGCTACTACTTTTGCGCCTAGCGATGCAGCGCCTGGTACAACGGATATTTTAACTATTAGCGCCACTAACGTTAAGCCTAGTTCACCTTCTACGACAGTGGATAACGCCAGTACGGTTATTTTAGGTCAAGTTCGTTTAGAAAAATCAGTTGCTTATGACGCAGCGTGTGACGGTACACCTGATGGTGCAGCAGGTCAGGAATTTGCAGCTAATTTAACCGCGCAAGTAGCTCCTAAAGAATGTGCTATTTGGCAGATTAAAGTGGAAAACCAAGGTGACGCAGACGCACTGAATGTAATCGTGCGTGATAAAGTGCCAGCGTTTAGCACGTTTGTGGCAGGCAGTATGAAATACTGTATTGACCTAGGTTGTTCACCAGCCGCTGTAACGGATGGGGTTGATGCGGATGCAGGTAAATTTGTCGACCCAGACATTACCTTCTACGCAGGTAGTACGCCAAATCCAGCAACTGACAAAGGTGGTAAATTATTACCCGGTCAGCAAGCAACAGTACGCTTTAGTACAAAAGTGAACTAA
- the metF gene encoding methylenetetrahydrofolate reductase [NAD(P)H], with protein MNDVHASHHNDDLIFSFEFFPPKTEKGMENLRSVRAELAELQPRFFSVTYGAGGSTQTNTLNTVLDIQKHSGIEAAPHLSCVGSTTEQIREILDTYRQNDIKHIVALRGDLPSGTRDIGEFRYANELVEFIRKETGEHFHIEVAAYPEMHPQAPNLRSDIDNFVRKVNAGANSAITQYFFNADAYWHFVDTCATKGIDIPIVPGIMPITNYSQLARFSDMCGAEIPRWVRKQLEAYGDDVESIAAFGTEFVSLLCENLLETGAPGLHFYTMNKVEPTLTIWQNLNLHQH; from the coding sequence ATGAATGATGTTCATGCGTCTCATCATAATGATGATTTAATCTTTAGTTTTGAATTTTTTCCGCCTAAAACCGAAAAGGGTATGGAAAATTTACGTAGTGTGCGGGCGGAATTAGCAGAATTACAACCGCGTTTCTTTTCAGTGACTTACGGTGCTGGCGGTTCAACCCAAACCAATACACTGAATACGGTATTGGATATTCAAAAGCATTCTGGTATTGAAGCCGCACCGCATTTGTCTTGTGTGGGTTCAACGACCGAACAAATTCGCGAAATTCTAGACACGTATCGGCAAAATGATATTAAGCATATTGTAGCCTTGCGGGGTGATCTGCCATCCGGTACGCGAGATATTGGTGAGTTTCGTTATGCGAATGAGTTAGTGGAATTTATCCGTAAGGAAACAGGCGAGCATTTCCATATTGAAGTGGCGGCTTATCCCGAAATGCACCCACAAGCGCCAAATTTGCGCTCGGATATTGATAATTTTGTACGCAAAGTTAACGCTGGTGCTAATAGCGCAATTACCCAATATTTCTTTAATGCCGATGCGTATTGGCATTTTGTAGATACTTGTGCCACAAAAGGTATCGATATTCCCATTGTGCCGGGCATTATGCCGATTACAAATTATTCGCAATTAGCTCGCTTTTCTGACATGTGTGGCGCAGAAATCCCACGTTGGGTACGTAAGCAATTAGAAGCTTATGGCGATGATGTAGAGTCTATTGCAGCATTTGGCACGGAATTTGTGAGCTTGCTTTGTGAAAACTTGTTGGAAACAGGTGCACCCGGACTGCATTTCTATACCATGAATAAGGTTGAACCCACTCTGACAATTTGGCAAAACCTAAACCTACATCAGCATTGA